One Aegilops tauschii subsp. strangulata cultivar AL8/78 chromosome 7, Aet v6.0, whole genome shotgun sequence genomic window carries:
- the LOC109748089 gene encoding uncharacterized protein, translating into MATELEKQGSDQGETSLSSARVRLLEREVAVAKQTEARMLESLIHRTKELEQAKVALQEAKLEAATLRQGAGPAQGQWSVMDLMFGGVDEEINGLRGSLRSALAAEERSRTAADDLAAALSAVTSEAKQVKAWLSDAQAELERANAEAGRLEGLLRAAEADLRSATEQLDGVMSEWKEAAAAWRAREKAMLGRAHAAEEDADGARRENAELAELHRAAGHENGGLRRALERAVEEANAANESLEFAGSENSKLRDAIAEKERAMGSLRLENESLKASEAAAQGRAVDLSNQLTAATQNAAAAADGGTGGGEKAAAGLLLEKWKADAQGKLGAAAFLDSGRVMAAGRKDRMFASISNLAELRSAAAAAAMDDYDYEFDHFDGGRQYGGLEHAMKHKKRRSVLRKFGDFFRRRSLHKSDFAPVL; encoded by the coding sequence ATGGCGACGGAGCTGGAGAAGCAAGGCAGCGATCAGGGCGAGACGTCATTGTCGTCGGCGCGGGTGCGGCTTCTGGAGCGAGAGGTGGCGGTGGCGAAGCAGACGGAGGCGAGGATGCTGGAGTCCCTGATCCACCGGACCAAGGAGCTGGAGCAAGCCAAGGTCGCGCTCCAGGAGGCCAAGCTCGAGGCCGCCACGCTGCGGCAGGGCGCCGGGCCCGCGCAGGGGCAGTGGAGCGTCATGGACCTCATGTTCGGCGGCGTCGACGAGGAGATCAACGGGCTGAGGGGCAGCCTCCGGTCGGCGCTGGCCGCCGAGGAGAGGAGCCGGACGGCGGCGGAcgacctcgccgccgcgctctccGCCGTCACCTCGGAGGCCAAGCAGGTGAAGGCGTGGCTGTCTGACGCGCAGGCCGAGCTGGAGCGCGCCAACGCCGAGGCCGGCCGCCTCGAGGGCCTGCTGCGCGCCGCCGAGGCGGACCTGCGGTCGGCGACCGAGCAGCTCGACGGCGTCATGTCGGAGTGGAAGGAGGCCGCGGCCGCGTGGCGCGCAAGGGAGAAGGCGATGCTCGGACGCGCCCACGCGGCCGAGGAGGACGCCGACGGCGCCCGGCGTGAGAACGCCGAGCTGGCCGAGCTGCACCGGGCGGCCGGCCACGAGAACGGCGGCCTGCGGCGCGCGCTGGAGCGAGCGGTGGAGGAGGCCAACGCGGCCAACGAGTCCCTCGAGTTCGCGGGCAGCGAGAACTCGAAGCTCCGCGACGCCATCGCCGAGAAAGAGCGCGCCATGGGGTCCCTGAGGCTGGAGAACGAGTCGCTCAAGGCCAGCGAGGCTGCCGCGCAGGGGCGTGCCGTGGATCTAAGCAACCAGCTCACGGCGGCAACCCAAAATGCGGCCGCTGCCGCCGATGGAGGCACGGGCGGCGGAGAGAAGGCAGCGGCGGGGCTGCTACTGGAGAAGTGGAAAGCCGACGCGCAGGGGAAGCTCGGTGCGGCAGCGTTCCTGGACTCCGGCAGGGTGATGGCCGCGGGCCGGAAGGATCGGATGTTCGCGTCCATCAGCAACCTCGCGGAGCTGAggtccgcggcggcggcggcggccatggacGATTACGACTACGAGTTCGACCACTTCGATGGCGGAAGACAGTACGGTGGCTTGGAGCATGCCATGAAGCACAAGAAGAGGAGGTCCGTTCTGCGCAAATTCGGTGATTTTTTTAGGAGGAGAAGCCTGCACAAGTCAGACTTTGCGCCGGTTCTATAG